From a single Eleginops maclovinus isolate JMC-PN-2008 ecotype Puerto Natales chromosome 20, JC_Emac_rtc_rv5, whole genome shotgun sequence genomic region:
- the smug1 gene encoding single-strand-selective monofunctional uracil-DNA glycosylase 1, translating to MSSAEDTGDHALGDGEKKLPLCGSEEEGFKTGPEVSVPPSARFLQVELELNAHLRRLSFSEPVRHIYNPLEYAWDTHRCYVQRYCQAGQSILFLGMNPGPFGMAQTGVPFGEVNSVVDWLKITGEVGHPQDEHPKRRITGLACTQKEVSGARFWGFFRKLCGEPALFFQHCFVHNLCPLIFLGASGKNLTPPELLVGEREALLALCDIALCQAVEALGVSMVIGVGRVAEQRARRALSAAGSNVRVEGLMHPSPRNPLANKGWEVVAKAKLAELGVLSLLNKNNL from the exons atgtcGTCTGCAGAGGATACGGGTGATCATGCACTCGGAGATGGTGAGAAGAAGCTGCCTTTGTGTGGATCAGAGGAGGAGGGCTTTAAAACGGGACCCGAGGTCAGTGTTCCCCCCTCCGCCAGGTTCCTGCAGGTTGAGCTGGAGCTGAACGCCCACCTCCGCCGGCTCTCCTTCAGTGAGCCTGTCCGGCACATCTACAACCCGCTGGAGTACGCCTGGGACACACACCGCTGCTACGTGCAGAGGTACTGTCAGGCCGGACAGAGCATCCTGTTTTTAGGGATGAATCCGGGACCTTTCGGCATGGCACAGACTGGG GTCCCCTTTGGTGAGGTGAACTCTGTTGTGGATTGGCTGAAGATTACAGGGGAGGTGGGTCATCCTCAAGACGAGCATCCAAAGCGGCGGATCACAGGACTTGCCTGCACTCAGAAGGAAGTGAGTGGCGCACGTTTCTGGGGCTTCTTCAGGAAGCTGTGTGGCGAACCAGCACTGTTCTTCCAACACTGCTTTGTGCACAATCTATGCCCGCTCATTTTCCTTGGTGCCAGTGGCAAGAACTTAACTCCCCCTGAGCTTCTTGTAGGTGAAAGGGAGGCCCTCTTGGCCCTGTGTGACATTGCACTGTGCCAGGCAGTGGAGGCACTGGGTGTCTCCATGGTGATCGGGGTTGGGAGGGTGGCAGAGCAGCGAGCACGGCGAGCTCTGTCAGCAGCAGGTTCCAATGTCCGAGTCGAGGGCCTTATGCACCCGTCACCCAGGAACCCTCTAGCCAATAAGGGCTGGGAGGTAGTAGCCAAAGCGAAGCTGGCAGAACTTGGTGTCTTGTCGCTGCTGAACAAGAACAACCTGTGA
- the calcoco1b gene encoding calcium-binding and coiled-coil domain-containing protein 1b isoform X2, producing MEKQPTVVFRNVGQVYFPQSRVECHYSLTSDHRWSSTDWIGIFEVGCTSRKQYHTYTWALVPEGYTEGTSVNCCALFHASYLPRPSAVEYQFIYVDKMGKVCARSRPFTFRAPKPLEELETLKEEQDEEDGEDGDLLLVITKAQLLQSQLDESLKKQADINRSLDVAKEEAEKQKEDNRKARVAWELEREAMKKEISELRANMKHNCEILKNIEGNHMNVKYSQENLTSELSKLMTEKDESEQRIKELEEDIKILSDREKEEKSELERMKERVKKMSSQMKHDEEKRKCLQLEYEAALVEVRALQDRLEASEHVAEGLRRELRELGIRQGHTNTELHQARLQVAQLTLQLSEENLVLREERANWTLEREAYKHAAETDANKLQDLSCEVQRKEEWLQEERMEREKLEVELGRERDCTRVLQSDSKRELQELKASLRMAQKEREEQQAEKQGLLIYIRQLEQRLEVVPGTESKDDISTSISPGSSSEDEENGSSASSRSILSPLFLSTPLEPPHRAETLAAETPVSDTQ from the exons ATGGAAAAACAGCCTACAGTGGTGTTTCGTAATGTGGGGCAAGTTTACTTCCCCCAATCCAGAGTGGAGTGCCACTACAGTCTGACCTCTGATCACCGGTGGAGCAGCACAGACTGGATAGGGATTTTTGAG GTTGGCTGTACTTCAAGGAAACAGTATCACACATATACTTGGGCTCTTGTCCCTGAAGGTTACACTGAAGGTACCAGCGTAAACTGCTGTGCACTTTTCCACG CATCCTACCTGCCCCGGCCCAGTGCTGTGGAGTATCAGTTTATATATGTTGATAAGATGGGAAAGGTGTGTGCCCGAAGTCGTCCCTTCACTTTCAGAGCTCCCAAACcactggaggagctggagactCTGAAAGAGGAGCAAGATGAGGAGGACGGAGAGGACGGGGATCTGCTACTGGTCATCACCAAggctcagctgctgcag AGTCAGCTCGATGAAAGCTTAAAGAAACAAGCAGATATAAATCGGTCCCTAGACGTGGCgaaagaggaggcagagaaacagaaagaggacaaCAGAAAGGCAAGGGTGGCCTGGGAGCTCGAAAGGGAAGCAATGAAGAAGGAGATCTCGGAACTCAGAGCcaacatgaaacacaactgtGAGATCCTGAAGAACATAGAAGGAAATCACATG AATGTAAAATATAGTCAGGAGAATCTGACATCAGAGCTGAGTAAACTAATGACTGAAAAAGATGAGAGTGAGCAGCGGATcaaagagctggaggaggacatCAAGATCCTGAGTgacagggagaaagaggagaagagtgaACTGGAAAG AATGAAGGAGAGGGTGAAGAAAATGTCGAGTCAAATGAAACATgatgaggaaaagagaaagtgtCTGCAG TTGGAGTATGAGGCGGCTCTGGTGGAGGTACGAGCCCTGCAGGATCGTCTGGAGGCTAGTGAGCATGTAGCTGAGGGCCTTCGCAGGGAGCTTAGGGAGCTGGGCATCCGCCAGGGCCACACCAACACCGAGCTGCACCAAGCACGGCTGCAGGTAGCCCAGCTCACCCTGCAGCTGTCCGAGGAGAACCTGGTGCTCAGGGAGGAGCGTGCCAACTGGACTCTAGAGAGAGAGGCGTACAAACATGCAGCAGAG acaGATGCAAACAAATTACAAGACCTGAGCTGTGAGGTTCAGAGGAAGGAGGagtggctgcaggaggagaggatggagagggagaaactAGAAGTGGAGCTTGGACGAGAGAGGGATTGCACTAGA GTGCTGCAGAGCGATTCcaagagagagctgcaggagctCAAGGCCAGTCTGAGGATGGcccagaaagagagggaggagcagcaggCCGAAAAACAG GGCCTGCTGATCTACATCCGTCAGTTGGAGCAGAGGTTGGAAGTTGTGCCAGGAACTGAATCCAAAGACGATATTTCCACATCCATCT CTCCTGGCTCTTCCTCTGAGGATGAAGAAAATGGGTCCTCAGCTTCCTCCCGATCAATCCTCTCGCCTCTGTTCCTGTCCACTCCCCTGGAGCCGCCTCACAGAGCCGAGACCCTCGCTGCTGAGACTCCAGTCTCTGACACACAG tGA
- the calcoco1b gene encoding calcium-binding and coiled-coil domain-containing protein 1b isoform X1, with amino-acid sequence MEKQPTVVFRNVGQVYFPQSRVECHYSLTSDHRWSSTDWIGIFEVGCTSRKQYHTYTWALVPEGYTEGTSVNCCALFHASYLPRPSAVEYQFIYVDKMGKVCARSRPFTFRAPKPLEELETLKEEQDEEDGEDGDLLLVITKAQLLQSQLDESLKKQADINRSLDVAKEEAEKQKEDNRKARVAWELEREAMKKEISELRANMKHNCEILKNIEGNHMNVKYSQENLTSELSKLMTEKDESEQRIKELEEDIKILSDREKEEKSELERMKERVKKMSSQMKHDEEKRKCLQLEYEAALVEVRALQDRLEASEHVAEGLRRELRELGIRQGHTNTELHQARLQVAQLTLQLSEENLVLREERANWTLEREAYKHAAETDANKLQDLSCEVQRKEEWLQEERMEREKLEVELGRERDCTRVLQSDSKRELQELKASLRMAQKEREEQQAEKQGLLIYIRQLEQRLEVVPGTESKDDISTSISPGSSSEDEENGSSASSRSILSPLFLSTPLEPPHRAETLAAETPVSDTQHLLPLSFCSDLVESPMW; translated from the exons ATGGAAAAACAGCCTACAGTGGTGTTTCGTAATGTGGGGCAAGTTTACTTCCCCCAATCCAGAGTGGAGTGCCACTACAGTCTGACCTCTGATCACCGGTGGAGCAGCACAGACTGGATAGGGATTTTTGAG GTTGGCTGTACTTCAAGGAAACAGTATCACACATATACTTGGGCTCTTGTCCCTGAAGGTTACACTGAAGGTACCAGCGTAAACTGCTGTGCACTTTTCCACG CATCCTACCTGCCCCGGCCCAGTGCTGTGGAGTATCAGTTTATATATGTTGATAAGATGGGAAAGGTGTGTGCCCGAAGTCGTCCCTTCACTTTCAGAGCTCCCAAACcactggaggagctggagactCTGAAAGAGGAGCAAGATGAGGAGGACGGAGAGGACGGGGATCTGCTACTGGTCATCACCAAggctcagctgctgcag AGTCAGCTCGATGAAAGCTTAAAGAAACAAGCAGATATAAATCGGTCCCTAGACGTGGCgaaagaggaggcagagaaacagaaagaggacaaCAGAAAGGCAAGGGTGGCCTGGGAGCTCGAAAGGGAAGCAATGAAGAAGGAGATCTCGGAACTCAGAGCcaacatgaaacacaactgtGAGATCCTGAAGAACATAGAAGGAAATCACATG AATGTAAAATATAGTCAGGAGAATCTGACATCAGAGCTGAGTAAACTAATGACTGAAAAAGATGAGAGTGAGCAGCGGATcaaagagctggaggaggacatCAAGATCCTGAGTgacagggagaaagaggagaagagtgaACTGGAAAG AATGAAGGAGAGGGTGAAGAAAATGTCGAGTCAAATGAAACATgatgaggaaaagagaaagtgtCTGCAG TTGGAGTATGAGGCGGCTCTGGTGGAGGTACGAGCCCTGCAGGATCGTCTGGAGGCTAGTGAGCATGTAGCTGAGGGCCTTCGCAGGGAGCTTAGGGAGCTGGGCATCCGCCAGGGCCACACCAACACCGAGCTGCACCAAGCACGGCTGCAGGTAGCCCAGCTCACCCTGCAGCTGTCCGAGGAGAACCTGGTGCTCAGGGAGGAGCGTGCCAACTGGACTCTAGAGAGAGAGGCGTACAAACATGCAGCAGAG acaGATGCAAACAAATTACAAGACCTGAGCTGTGAGGTTCAGAGGAAGGAGGagtggctgcaggaggagaggatggagagggagaaactAGAAGTGGAGCTTGGACGAGAGAGGGATTGCACTAGA GTGCTGCAGAGCGATTCcaagagagagctgcaggagctCAAGGCCAGTCTGAGGATGGcccagaaagagagggaggagcagcaggCCGAAAAACAG GGCCTGCTGATCTACATCCGTCAGTTGGAGCAGAGGTTGGAAGTTGTGCCAGGAACTGAATCCAAAGACGATATTTCCACATCCATCT CTCCTGGCTCTTCCTCTGAGGATGAAGAAAATGGGTCCTCAGCTTCCTCCCGATCAATCCTCTCGCCTCTGTTCCTGTCCACTCCCCTGGAGCCGCCTCACAGAGCCGAGACCCTCGCTGCTGAGACTCCAGTCTCTGACACACAG CACCTTCTGcctctttctttctgcagtGATCTGGTTGAATCCCCCATGTGGTAA
- the LOC134882693 gene encoding retinoic acid receptor gamma-A-like isoform X2, with the protein MFDCMEALGLGPRPLFDVSGQGSCMLSKATSYFSGLDPFAWAGTGSIQSVETQSTSSEEMVPSSPSPPPPPRVYKPCFVCQDKSSGYHYGVSSCEGCKGFFRRSIQKNMVYTCHRDKNCQINKVTRNRCQYCRLQKCFEVGMSKEAVRNDRNKKKKDVKEEVVLPENYELSGELEELVKKVSKAHQETFPSLGQLGKYTTNSSADHRVQLDLGLWDKFSELSTKCIIKIVEFAKRLPGFTTLTIADQITLLKSACLDILMLRICTRYTPEQDTMTFSDGLTLNRTQMHNAGFGPLTDLVFAFAGQLLPLEMDDTETGLLSAICLICGDRMDLEEPQKVDKLQEPLLEALKIYTRRRRPNKPHMFPRMLMKVTDLRGISTKGAERAVTLKTEIPGPMPPLIREMLENPEAFEDSSDSGDSAAAAPPAIQAIKQEEKTTDESAVEEEEEEEEDDYWDEEKDRGADSDREPSGEAVPAAAGGQKKGVTGKTQ; encoded by the exons CGGTGGAGACCCAGAGCACCAGCTCAGAGGAGATGGTGCCCAGctctccttctccccctcctcctcctcgtgtCTACAAACCGTGCTTCGTGTGCCAGGACAAGTCATCTGGCTATCACTATGGAGTGAGCTCCTGTGAGGGCTGCAAG GGTTTCTTTAGGCGCAGTATCCAGAAGAACATGGTGTACACTTGCCACAGAGACAAGAACTGCCAGATCAACAAAGTGACGCGCAACCGCTGCCAGTACTGTCGGCTGCAGAAGTGCTTTGAGGTTGGCATGTCCAAAGAAG CGGTTCGCAACGACaggaacaaaaagaagaaggacGTGAAGGAAGAGGTTGTGCTACCAGAAAACTACGAGCTGAGCGGGGAACTGGAAGAGCTGGTTAAAAAAGTCAGCAAAGCTCACCAAGAGACCTTTCCATCTCTGGGCCAGCTGGGAAAATACACTACA aATTCAAGTGCCGACCACAGAGTGCAGCTGGACTTGGGCCTGTGGGATAAGTTCAGTGAGCTGTCCACTAAGTGCATTATAAAGATTGTGGAGTTTGCCAAGCGGCTACCAGGCTTCACTACGCTCACCATCGCTGACCAGATCACCCTCCTCAAATCTGCATGTCTGGACATCCTG ATGCTGAGGATATGCACTCGCTACACCCCCGAACAGGACACAATGACGTTCTCAGATGGCCTCACACTCAACAGGACCCAGATGCATAATGCCGGCTTCGGCCCGCTCACAGACCTGGTGTTTGCTTTTGCCGGTCAGCTGCTGCCTTTGGAGATGGACGACACAGAAACAGGCCTGCTCAGTGCCATCTGCCTCATCTGCGGAG ACCGTATGGATCTGGAAGAGCCACAGAAGGTAGACAAGCTGCAGGAGCCTCTACTGGAGGCTCTGAAGATCTACACCCGCCGCAGACGCCCCAACAAGCCTCACATGTTTCCCCGCATGCTGATGAAAGTCACAGACCTCCGAGGAATCAGCACCAAAG GTGCAGAAAGAGCCGTCACACTGAAGACGGAGATCCCGGGCCCCATGCCTCCACTGATCAGAGAGATGTTGGAGAACCCCGAGGCCTTCGAGGACAGCAGTGACTCGGGGGACAGCGCTGCAGCCGCTCCCCCCGCCATTCAAGCCATCAAACAAGAAGAGAAAACCACTGATGAGTCTGCAgttgaggaggaagaagaggaggaggaagacgactACTGGGAcgaggagaaagacagaggggcAGACAGTGACAGGGAGCCGTCGGGGGAGGCGGTGCCGGCGGCGGCAGGCGGGCAAAAGAAAGGCGTGACTGGGAAAACGCAGTGA